One segment of Alistipes finegoldii DSM 17242 DNA contains the following:
- the leuB gene encoding 3-isopropylmalate dehydrogenase: MNVNIALLAGDGIGPEIIAQAVKALDHVARKYAHNFTYREALVGACAIDATGDPYPEETHKICREADAVLFGAIGDPKYDNDPKAPVRPEQGLLRMRKSLGLFANLRPIALFDTLADRSPLKAEVVRGTDFVCVRELTGGIYFGRPQGRDEGGDRAVDTCTYSRQEIERVLHVAFRLAMSRRRHLTVVDKANVLETSRFWREIAQQLAPQYPEVELDFMFVDNAAMQIIRQPTHFDVIVTENMFGDILTDEASVISGSLGMLPSASVGSEVALFEPIHGSYPQAAGKNIANPMAAILSAAMLLEHLGLTAEGSAVRDAVNRALTEGIVTEDLAAQGERRYSTSEVGDFIAAHI, encoded by the coding sequence ATGAATGTTAACATAGCCCTTTTAGCCGGCGACGGCATCGGTCCTGAGATCATCGCGCAAGCCGTCAAGGCGCTGGACCACGTCGCCCGGAAGTATGCGCACAACTTCACCTACCGCGAAGCGCTGGTGGGCGCCTGCGCCATCGACGCCACGGGGGATCCCTACCCGGAGGAGACGCACAAAATCTGCCGCGAAGCCGACGCCGTGCTGTTCGGCGCCATCGGCGACCCCAAATACGACAACGACCCCAAAGCGCCGGTACGCCCCGAACAGGGGCTGCTGCGCATGCGCAAGTCGCTGGGACTGTTCGCCAACCTGCGCCCCATCGCGCTCTTCGACACGCTGGCCGACCGCTCGCCGCTCAAGGCCGAGGTGGTGCGGGGCACCGACTTCGTCTGCGTCCGCGAACTGACGGGCGGCATCTATTTCGGACGGCCGCAGGGCCGCGACGAAGGGGGCGACCGGGCCGTGGACACCTGCACCTACTCGCGGCAGGAGATCGAGCGCGTGCTGCACGTGGCGTTCCGGCTGGCCATGAGCCGCCGCCGTCACCTGACGGTAGTCGACAAGGCCAACGTCCTCGAAACCTCGCGCTTCTGGCGCGAGATCGCCCAGCAGCTCGCACCCCAATACCCCGAAGTGGAGCTGGACTTCATGTTCGTGGACAACGCCGCGATGCAGATCATCCGCCAGCCGACCCATTTCGACGTGATCGTCACCGAAAACATGTTCGGCGACATCCTCACCGACGAAGCCAGCGTCATCAGCGGGTCGCTGGGCATGCTTCCGTCGGCCAGCGTGGGGTCCGAAGTCGCGCTTTTCGAGCCGATCCACGGCTCCTATCCGCAGGCCGCAGGCAAAAACATCGCCAACCCGATGGCTGCGATCCTCTCGGCCGCCATGCTGCTCGAACATCTGGGGCTGACCGCCGAAGGGAGCGCCGTCCGCGACGCCGTAAACCGGGCGCTCACCGAAGGGATCGTCACCGAAGACCTCGCCGCACAGGGCGAACGGCGCTATTCGACCTCCGAGGTCGGGGATTTCATCGCTGCGCATATTTAG
- the thrC gene encoding threonine synthase yields the protein MKYYSTRDKAHARPCSLREAVEAGLAPDGGLFVPERIPQADMAVAERLAGESYAALAGYLAALFFGEDIDAGILQREIGRIYDFQVPLRPVGSRYTLELFHGPTFAFKDFGAGFMGRMVGLLGGADEKLVILTATSGDTGSAVAHGFYNVPGVEVVLLYPEGKISRLQECQMTALGGNIHPLRVGGTFDDCQRLVKELFADSSFRAAHRVSSANSINLLRWIPQAFYYFYGYFRWRQAAGGESPVVVVPSGNYGNLSAGMLARRMGLPLGGFVAASNANDVVPEFLRTGDYRPRPSVRTLANAMDVGAPSNFERMMWLCGGDADALRGELLGFRCDDAMIRRTIDGLYRNYGYLSDPHSAVGYAASVACGRPGFYLSTAHPAKFGEVISPVTGAKVPLPPRLAELVKRPRVSEPMAVDLGALEEYVAGV from the coding sequence ATGAAATACTACAGCACGAGAGACAAAGCACATGCACGGCCCTGTTCTCTGCGCGAAGCCGTCGAGGCGGGGCTGGCGCCCGACGGGGGACTGTTCGTCCCCGAACGTATTCCGCAGGCTGATATGGCGGTCGCGGAGCGGCTGGCCGGGGAATCCTATGCCGCATTGGCGGGGTATCTGGCCGCACTGTTCTTCGGCGAGGATATCGACGCCGGGATTTTGCAGCGCGAGATCGGCCGCATCTACGATTTTCAGGTTCCCCTGCGTCCGGTCGGCAGCCGCTATACGCTGGAGCTGTTCCACGGCCCGACGTTCGCGTTCAAGGACTTCGGCGCCGGATTCATGGGCCGCATGGTCGGCCTGCTGGGCGGCGCGGATGAAAAGCTGGTGATCCTGACGGCGACGTCGGGCGATACGGGCAGCGCCGTGGCGCACGGTTTCTACAACGTGCCGGGCGTCGAGGTGGTGCTGCTCTATCCCGAAGGGAAGATCAGCCGCCTGCAGGAGTGTCAGATGACCGCGCTCGGAGGCAATATCCATCCGCTGCGCGTGGGCGGAACCTTCGACGACTGCCAGCGGCTGGTCAAGGAGCTGTTCGCCGACAGCTCTTTCAGGGCCGCACACCGCGTATCGTCGGCCAATTCGATCAACCTGCTGCGGTGGATTCCGCAGGCGTTCTATTACTTCTACGGGTATTTCCGGTGGCGGCAGGCGGCGGGCGGCGAAAGTCCGGTGGTCGTGGTGCCGAGCGGCAACTACGGCAACCTCTCGGCCGGCATGCTGGCGCGCCGCATGGGGCTGCCCCTCGGCGGATTCGTCGCGGCGTCGAACGCCAACGACGTGGTGCCTGAATTCCTGCGGACGGGCGATTACCGTCCGCGGCCGTCGGTGCGGACGCTGGCCAATGCGATGGACGTCGGAGCGCCGAGCAACTTCGAGCGGATGATGTGGCTGTGCGGCGGCGATGCGGACGCCCTGCGCGGCGAATTGCTGGGGTTCCGGTGCGACGACGCCATGATCCGCCGTACGATCGACGGGCTGTACCGGAATTACGGTTATCTGTCCGATCCGCACAGCGCCGTGGGCTATGCGGCTTCCGTGGCCTGCGGCAGGCCGGGGTTTTACCTTTCGACGGCCCATCCGGCCAAGTTCGGCGAGGTCATTTCGCCCGTGACCGGGGCGAAGGTGCCGTTGCCTCCGCGCCTTGCGGAGCTGGTGAAGCGTCCGCGGGTTTCGGAGCCGATGGCGGTGGATCTTGGGGCGCTGGAGGAGTACGTCGCCGGAGTGTGA